The genomic region GGTCGTTACATTTCTGAGGTAGTTGTGGGTAATTTAAGAGAACTGGGTACTTAGCATTTACTTCACTATTCCTTCTTTAGTATATTTGTAATGGATCTGTTTGTGTATTTGTAATGGAtctgtttgtatatttgtaatgGATCTGTTTGTGTATCTGTAATGGATCTGTTTGTATATCTGTAATGGATCTGTTTGTGTATTTGTAATGGAtctgtttgtatatttgtaatgAATCTGTTTGTGTATCTGTAATGGATCTGTTTGTGTATCTGTAATAGAtctgtttgtatatttgtaatgGATCTGTTTGTGTATAAAGGCACAAAATTAGTCATTCCTCAGCAATATCtgaattcttatttttaattttcccgACTTAACAATGTGAGTTTACTATGTCTATAGCGTGCATTCAACTAAAACCCAAACGTGATCCATAAATGTAAGGTGTTCTCATCGAAATCTacgaaaacaaaaatttcaaaacctGTTTACTATAATGCTTCAACAAGAAATTTGAGAGTCATtgacatttgtaataaatatttgtttatggtaGAAACATACACCTTTTTTGCCGTAGCAATTACAACTATTTATTAATCCAGATGTGTCTTCTAAGGTGTAGTTTATGTGTATTCACAGGCTTACCTGTCTTTTGCGAAGATGCTACCACTCCAGTCTACAGAGGAACCATGGATGACCTATCTGCTGCTGCAGCTGAGATAATGGTGGTGAAGAAACCTAGACCAACTGTAACTGTCCGTGGGTTTCTTAACTTTCGAACAACTGTAGATAATACAGTGATCATATTTACACCAGGGAGTGACGATAAAACTCAAAGACCCAAACCTCTTCAAGTGTCATCATTACACACAACTTCGTCAGCTGTGATAAGTAACAATAACgaaaatatgaaaactgaaaaCGTGGCCTCCACACaaaacactaatttatttaaatctcAAAATAGTCTTCATCGTACAGTGAAAGAACCTCATTaccaaaaaacatttaataatgtcaTTCCAAGctcaattacttttcatccatcaAGGACACAGTCTTCATTATCTCGTTCATCTTCCAAATCGCTGACATCGACCCAATCATCCAGAGATTTCCCAAGTACTTCTACCAAGTCAACAGTAACATCTGCTCTACCTCATTATCCAACAGGCTTAGTAACTATTTTGGGGGGAACACTGGTAGGAGGTGGAATCACAACAGTCTATGAAACCAGTGTCATTGGAACTTACATAGAAGGAAAGTATGCTCAAATCCTTCAAAGTACTTCGTTAATTATCTCTTCCGTTTCCAGTACATCTGTACAGAAAAAGACTCAACCTTCTGCGACTCCTGTTGCTCCGCAACAAACCACAAGAAAACCGAGGTTTCAATTTTCCCGCCGAGTTACAGCctctaaaagtttaaaacaaagtaaccaTCCATCCACAGGTTCAATTCGACATCCAGTTGATAACAACAAAGACTCAGAAGCAAACACACATGATGATAGATTCCCCACACGTCTTGAGTCGTCCTTTAGGTCCCCGGAATCCTTCCAACATCAGTCTCACCGACCAACACAGTCCCTTGACACTGTTCACACTCGGACTCTGGCCATTCGACCACGTTTCTGGGCCTCTCGGCAGTCTGAAAAAGTAGAAGACACTGTCTTTATGCGCTCACTCAGAAGACCTTCAATTAGGTTTCAGTATGTTCCCAGGAAGAGGAAAACGAACACGGTTTGTAGCATAACACCCTAGTTCTTACTTTTGTAAACTGTGTTCTATACAAACTAAAGTGATCagttatttttacaagaaggctGTTTTTGATAAAAGTTGTAAGGTATGTTTGTTAATACAGAGTAGTGTTATTgcaatacatgttaatataatacaGCACTGTAAtagaagataatattttgtagtgCATGTTAACATTACTGAAATGAGATTAAAATTACAATGCATGTTCATATATTGTAATGAATGTAAGTATATTTTGCTACGCAAGGTAATACTATTGCTATGAAGGTTTATATTACTGTAATTCAGGAAAACATTCTGCAATGGAGGTTAATATTTTGGAGGTGATTATCTActttaggtttttgttttgaaccattaattgataaaaaacaacagtaatttaaaGATCCATAATGattgagatattttaatttttaacattaataacttgTATGACATTTAAGTTGGAAATGTACTTTGTTTTGTCTTTCAGGTTCGTTTGAACCGCTTCAAAGTGAGGTTGGCAACGCGTCCGGAAATCTACAAAACGCAAAAGACGTTTTCTCTAGAAGATAACAGCGAAACGCTGCCAAATGAGGATTCATTTGATCCTAATAGTGTAGTATACGAACTAACTACCGTAACTAGTGAGGTTACTTTACACGTGGGTCGTCGTAGGTCAGTACGGACACTAACCATAACCACCCAGGTTCCTCATACACTCGAGGCAACAGAACTTCTATCCAATGATCTATTCGAGCTCACTGAAGACGACGATAATCTATTAACGAGCTTTAAACCGTCTCTTACCGTTATCACACGGAGTTACTCCACTACCCAGCACACGTGGCGGACGTTTCTAGTTCCCGTGTTTGATGGAGAGTCCACAATCTCTCGCACTGTAACTGAAAGTTACATTATCCGGAAGACTATCACTGCCTACAGAACAATGCCTCCAGCAGACCTGTTAGTGGTAAACGCTTCGGAATTTCAATTTCCAGACATTATCGGTTTGGACTCTCAGTCAAGCGTCACTGTCCAAACCCCACTGCCTGGGATCCGAGGTTCGAGAAACGACAATCCTCTACTGTCACTGGAGTCGGCTTTGTCCCAGAACCCCTTAGCAGCTGTATACTTGGGTTTGCAACAACTCAACCAACAAGTAGCCCTTATGTCAACCATCACTAAAACATCTTCGTACGTGACGACTGAGACCGTTTACAGCACCAAGGTCGTCAGCTTCTATGATGGTCGAGCTACTCGGTTTAGAACATTATCCGAGGTTCTGTCAACCATACAACGAACGTTGTCTTCTATACTGACCACAGTACAACCAGTGGTCAACACAGAGGCGCTTCAACAACGTCAACAGTTCCAGCAGTTATTCGCGACCCAGCCACAGCCACAGTACACTACCATCACTTCGTCTTACACCACTGTCACCACGGCAACCAGTACCAAAGTCCGTGTCTATACGCTCATTTATAATGCATTTAGCACTAAGTACCGTACGGTTACAAGTACTAGTTTCATCCCAACAACCGTATCAACGTTTACCACGATAAAAATGCCTGTTACTCCTGTCTATACTTAAGtgtattgtatattaatattaaactttgtatttcTCAGGAACTCACTGCCACTAAGGGGACATCAGGCTATTAGTTCTGTAACCTCTGGAGCCTGTCGTTGTAATCAAATGAGTACAGACAACGATCAGATAAACTAACAGAACACAAATAACTTTTTGATCGACACGTTAGATAAACAACGGCGTAAACATCATAAAGAAAGCTAAACTTTGGTTCACTGAAAAGTTCTTATGGTTGAATGTTTAGTGTGTGTAAGTTACGAATGACAAATTGATGAAGACATGCACGTGGTTATTGTTGAAAGATTTATACTTCATTCCAGTTATCAGTTCGTGAAATCATAATTGTTCCCATGTGAACCTTGCAACGTTTATCACGTGATAAATCAACTTATTTCTTGGAACAGCGGATACGTAATTGTCCAAATCTCTAATACATAGCGGTTCATTTAGATTAATTTAgggtttttaatgtatttgtacTTATACGATTTCGACCTCTTGAAGACGAGCCCTAGTATTTTTACTTCACTCACGTCTCTGATTGAAGGTTGTAGTGGAtggtgaaataatattttaataccctCTAACACCTATAACATAAGTGATCGTGGCGATAAGAGTACAGTGGATAGTAACGTAATGTTTTTAATACTCTCTAACACTTATAACAGAAGTGATTATGGTAATGAGAGTACAGTGGATGGTGAATTAACGTTTCCTAATTCATAGCGAAAATAATTATGTCAGTCATTATCTGGTACCCTATCGTTAGTATATGTAAtgtaaaatttaagtttaatgtaaaataatatttatactagATGAACTTGGGTATTATAATGTtctaatatatatctatatatgttccTAAAGTGTCTCGTGGTTCCGGCTTGTATTAGgctgaggaataattcgtgagcgtttttaaataatttcattcaagcattacatgaaagactatacaatacttcaatgcatgaacacattacacccaaaacatttattatgatactttatttcatgtaatacctaggtatatagtatgcattgttttaaacgaaattgcaagaaattaaatgcgaaaagcagatggtgtcgaaaatgctcgattttgtccacttgacattccatttaatgagctgaaaatgaaagcaaaaattaaagacatatgaaaatcaaacacaccatctattagagcaaaaatttatctaccaaatgacatgaaatattttgcgaaagcgtttcatttatgaatatttttttttaacttgaaaaaacgctcacgaattattcctcaacccaatagatttGGGTTTCTCGATCTTATGTTGTTTCAATTCTATTTCAGgtgtcagtatttatttacagGTCTAGTACGATATGTATAACAATTAATTTGAAACCTATTCGTTTACGTCACCATGGGCAGTCATGTTCTACGTGAAAGCCGTGTTAATTAACAATAGTCCTGTACAGTAAGTTCTATTGGAGAGAGCCCTGTAGTAAGTTTTTTATGTCCCAATCACACCACTTCACCATTTCTGTTTTCCATAGTTTACCAATTCCATGATATCGATGATTTCTCATAGCCCGTTTCAACAACGCAAtagcataaaaatactgtaacaaTTAATTTGGTCGATATGTCTTCTAATGCAATAATAGTAATACCTATTTAATTTTCTTGTGGCTTACGGTATTTTACAGTTTAGGTGGAGGTATCATTTTAAAGCGTACCTATTTCAGACTTCTTGTTTATGTCCAATATTGCTGCTAGGCACGTGGACTACTACTGTCATTCAAATCCGTGCCCCAGGATTCTCACCTATTATAAGACACcacatttttttactttgatcTTAGAACAATCTGTTGTAAACCTTCTAACCGGTCCGGTTTGTCATATGCTTTTGTTtccaatgtcattaaatacaCGGAATATCTTcttcttggaaattctaaattcccGATCTGACCGTATCTTTTTTATCCAAGCGAATGCATTTTTTTTCTCGAAAATGGTTGTTACGTGACTTTCTCAAAAGTGATGGTAAGAAATGACCAACTGAATGTCGTTTAATGTGTAAGAAAtaaggaacaaaaatattttcagttatttatatattgaacattatCAGGTGTCGTAAAACGAACATTAATGGAACATAAACTTTTGTTTCAATTTGCAGGTGTTTCAGTCAGACATATTAACGATTTGAAAGTGGTTTAGTCAAGCGTGTCTACAGTTTGAATATGTTATAGTCAAACATGTCCACAAGTTGAAGATGTTACATCCAAATATAACAACAATTTGAAAGTGTAACAGTAAAACAATGACTTGAAAATTcataatacttattaatattttcgaactatttataaaataaacctattttatttttgccgatttataatgtatgttttattaatccgttaaaattatctttttattgCATCTTTGAAAAGCTAAATAATTAtgtagaaatattgaaaaattatttagaatattgaatataatttcatagatattctaaaataaaagagtaaataatacttcaaaacataaaataaataaataaagatcgAGTAGGAAAGTATTAGGAATGGTTAACAGAAATGGGTAATAAGAATCTAGTATTACGTTAAGAATCgctaaaataaacacagaaatgaGGAAAATAACAATCTACTTCAACGATTCCTTAACAGgaacatagaaataaaaaagcGAGAATTTACCTTTGTGTTAAGAACCGttcataaaaaacataaatattggtGAAAACAAGAATCTACCATTGTGTTAAGAATCGTTCATAAAAACATAAAGATGGGTGAAAACAAGAATCTACAATTGTGTTAAGAATCGTTCATAAAAACATAAAGATGGGTGAAAACAAGAATCTACCATTGTGTTAAGAATCGTTCATAAAAACATAAAGATGGGAGAAAACAAGAATCTACCATTGTGTTAAGAATCGTTTATTGGAAGAAAGAAATTAGGGATTGTAAGAAGACACCACGGACACTCCTTgaacacaattttatttgtttagaatatcACGTGGAAACACACTCATAAATGAATGTCTTATCTCCAAAGGCTGAGATAAAAGCAGAAGCGTAAACCTGTTGATTCCTAGAGTTataacatagaataataatacCGTTAGAGATGAAATATACTGAATCATCTGAGAAACAGAAACGTGAATCTGGTGGGTCTTTAGTGTTAGAATATACGGCCATAATATTCTTATGTACAGAATATGccaaaatatattatcttataaaAAGGACAAAAAGAAACGTGAAACTAGTGATTCAATAGAAAAAAAGTTCAATTATCTTAAACCCTTTAAattcctctgaaccctttccaacaatcaTTATCATATATAgtagcccaagactgaacacattaCTCCAAATGTAGTCTTAATCGATGACATATACTACGACATTATAACCTTTTTACACTTGTATACAGTTTTTCCGTAGATAACCCGAAAGTTCTCTCACTTCTTCTACCAgtaacagcacattgcttggatggcttaagagacttaCCAACAAGCATACCAAGATACGTTTCTTCCGTAAAACTGTAAAAGTTATCTCATCAAAGTTATACTCATGTTTTAAATTGTGGTACCTCAGGTACACTACCTTACATCTATTTCAATAAAAACCATTTGCCATTGTAAATTTATTTGTCCAATGCATCAGACGTTCCAAACTCCAGTCAGGAGATTACAGTTATCCCAACTGTGGCATTATTTCAGTTTCACTCCATTTATGGCACTCATCTGCTTTTCTCAGTCAAGACATTTTCTCCACTCAGTGAGCCAATATGTCCTCAACGTTCTCAACTTTCATAACAACATGTTATGAAGTACCCTGCAAATACTCTTAAAATCCATAGGCACCAAGTGCACGCCTATATCCTTATGTACATAACCTGTAACCTCTTTAAAGAATGTCAGTATATTAGTAAAGCTAAATTTTCCCTTGCTGAAATCATGGTGAATATTGAACAAGATTTTTAACCTTTCTAAAGTATCTTGAACGTGACTTTTAAAACTCTTCCCACCAATAATGTAAGGTTAATAAGACTATAATCACTGGGATATTTTCATCATCTCTCTTTAAAACAGAAGTAACACAAGCCACGTCCAATCTTCTGACCACTAGTCAAGGACTTACAAAGAatagtggcccagcatggccaggtgagttaaggcgttcgactcgtaatctgagggtcgcgggttcgaattcacgtcacactaaacatactcgccctttcagctgtgagggcgttataaagttacggtcaatcccactattcgttggtaaaagagtagcccaagagttggcggtgggtggtgatgattagctaccttccctctagtcttacactgctaaattagggacggctagcgcagatagccctcgtgtagatttgtgcaaaattccaaaacaaacaaataaacaaagaatcaTAGCAAGTGActcacatattaaatattaacctatttttaaaggattattaaaatattctttgcaCCAAGatctttatcattctttaaagttcaatttattttctaaacacaCTTATCGCTATCTAGCAACTGTttaagatgtggaatactgcttaaatatttataaacacaaaatataattaaataactcaGCTATTCCATAGTTATCTGGTAACAGCCTTcatatatcataatttaaattctaTACTTTCActctaacataatttttttttacctttaatgcattgaaaatattattaccgttgattttaacattttaaaccaaCGATTTTTCATGTAGGTTTTCTTAACTTCCTGTTTCACCAACTCTCATGACCTATAATAGTTTTAGACTCCAATCATTGTAGTGAATTTAAAATTCTTATATCTATAACgctttgttttatattctttaacagCCAACCGAGTTTTTTCCTTTCCAGATGTCCTCTTTTGTGTGTAAATGACATGTCCATCTTAAATATTTATCactttgttctaaaatattttccacCATTTTATCACTATCTTCAACTAATTTATTTGCCCAAAACATAGAACATAATTATGTATCATTCATCATCATCTACCACTCGATtccgtcaaggaacatagggccgcaatcacttgcggtttcatgaacaggtatttaagtgagtaggttgttagcccactgcaccgaaccgtccctaatttagtagtgtaagactagagggaaggcagctagtcatcaccacccaccgccaactcttgggctactcttttaccaacggatagtgggattgaccgtcacattataacgcccccacggctgggagggcgagcatgtttggcgcgactcgggcgcgaacccgcgaccctctgattacgaagcgcacgccttaacgcgctaggccatgccggacccctatTATGTATTACTGTCTTGAAATCTGGAACCAAAATCTCATTATTCCTTATCACCAATAGCAACAAAGTACCAAATCTGATTATCCAATAAACAATTGTAACAAATGTTCTCCAACCTCTATcacatttattaaaagttaacaataaatataaaatagcattTTTTCTGGTGGGTTCctgaaccaatttttgaagaaatcCAATCATAGCAGGTTTTAAAAACCTTTCTCCTTCATAATTTTACTATGATATTTTACAATCTATATGtcccgaaactgaaacctaacaCAACTATAGCAACAATAACAGTTGAATTCTTTATCTACTGTAATGTTTCTTATCAATTTTATCTGATACTTCGAAGAAATTTCAACTAAAAATCTTTTTCTCTTGTAATCACTTAGAGAAACTTAAATACATTAAACCTATTTGTTTTATATCCTCAACTTGAACATGCTGTAACTCATAtgttatacataaaaacacaatTCTCTGTATTTTCACTACTATATTACTATTAAACAACGTATAACCATGTAATCCTACTTTATGATTTTCCGCGTCGTTGAGTTAATAGCCCTTCAAACAAGCCAACTCATCCcccatttaaatataaaacatccaTTCCACAAACCTTCCTTTTCCAGTTGAAATGTTCACATAAATGCTATTAGATAACCAGGTCCCCCTTACATAATAACTTAAGCTTAGTATTCAGCCCTAGTGATTGACTTATAATATTATTCCCACAGTTAATTCTTGGGACTATTcatgacaaaataaattatgactccattattaaaatacctttatttaACGATACTGACCTATCATTAGTTCGTGCATGCACTGAAAATGCTGTATCACTACAACAGTCATATACTCCAGACCACATCTTGGATAATTATCTATTTATTCCTTATTACCAGAAAGGCACTTAAAATCAAAGATATCTTTCTTTCTTGGCCTCCTcatctataaaatattaacaccatAAAACGTGACTTTTATAACTTATTGTACTCTCTCTGAATATTTGTACCACTGATTTTAACGAACTTATAACGCTATTAATTCTGCGCCgcccgggaatcgaacccgggtcACAAGAATGGGAATCTTGTATGATACCACTACACTAGCGGCGCTGATTGGCCGATTTAGTTTTTGATCTAGTCAGCAATAAATAGATGGTGATTTGTGTATTTaatcttgtgatttttttttcactgtataCACACTTTCTGTAATAAGATATAGTAGCGACTGATCCGGATGTGAAAGATGAATTCAGTTCGTGTACAACACATCCTAGAAACTTACAAGACAATGTATGTCAGTCATGTCTTGAGTTCCATACTACTTCCTTGTCATGGCGCTACCTATTTGGGTCTGATGAGAAATGTTATCCAACAGTTCTGTgcaattgtttgtttaatttgtgtccAAAGTAAGTAatcattaaatttactttttgttttattaaaacgatGTGACTAATATAGTTCATTTTTCCCAATTTATTCAAGACATAAATCACTTCCGTCCTTCATACCATCTTCCAGTATTCTTCCCACTACTATAATTACTATTGTCACATATTAGGTAAGTCGGTACACCTaaaaataccacagtttaaagTATAAAAGTACTCGTCATTTCTAAAACTTATACAATCAGTTATGAATGTTGAAAGTTCTGTGGGATCGTTTTCAGAACGAACTAAGATGATTCTTAACTTCTGATGTACAGACTAAATGTCATCATGATTTACTTTTACGTGCGATCATTATCTAGTATTTCAACAAGCCTGCCAAATTTTCTCCATTCATATATAAGTTAACACTATCCATCACTGACGTCCTGTGACACAATTTGTAGCATATAGATATAAGACCTAAATTACTACCGTGTTAGTTAGTTTGCTTTACAACAAACtgacattggactatctgttgtgtccaccgtgAGGAATTGAACCTAAATTCTTTATCTGGAAAACGGAATTTCTTTCGTAAATAGCAGATTGCTTAGTTCTCCAACAGGATTAGTgcaatatgttaattaaattacGTATGCGCTTCTTGACGGCTAATCAGACAACAACTGCACGTGGTCACGCCCATAGTTTGTACCTTCTGCTGACTCAGTGAATTCAAAACATCCGTCATGTGTTTCTTTCTGTACTAAAAGGCTGAGGTCAATTGGTATATTTACCATGAGtgtgttgcttttttttatagcaaagccacagaggggaatcgaaccactgattttagcattataagttcgtAGACTTGCTGCTGTCCGGGGGTAGCGGGGTATTAggctcggcacggccaggtggttaaggcgctagattcttaatc from Tachypleus tridentatus isolate NWPU-2018 chromosome 1, ASM421037v1, whole genome shotgun sequence harbors:
- the LOC143243478 gene encoding uncharacterized protein LOC143243478, giving the protein MTQWIWKICFLGLFLVTGLPVFCEDATTPVYRGTMDDLSAAAAEIMVVKKPRPTVTVRGFLNFRTTVDNTVIIFTPGSDDKTQRPKPLQVSSLHTTSSAVISNNNENMKTENVASTQNTNLFKSQNSLHRTVKEPHYQKTFNNVIPSSITFHPSRTQSSLSRSSSKSLTSTQSSRDFPSTSTKSTVTSALPHYPTGLVTILGGTLVGGGITTVYETSVIGTYIEGKYAQILQSTSLIISSVSSTSVQKKTQPSATPVAPQQTTRKPRFQFSRRVTASKSLKQSNHPSTGSIRHPVDNNKDSEANTHDDRFPTRLESSFRSPESFQHQSHRPTQSLDTVHTRTLAIRPRFWASRQSEKVEDTVFMRSLRRPSIRFQYVPRKRKTNTVRLNRFKVRLATRPEIYKTQKTFSLEDNSETLPNEDSFDPNSVVYELTTVTSEVTLHVGRRRSVRTLTITTQVPHTLEATELLSNDLFELTEDDDNLLTSFKPSLTVITRSYSTTQHTWRTFLVPVFDGESTISRTVTESYIIRKTITAYRTMPPADLLVVNASEFQFPDIIGLDSQSSVTVQTPLPGIRGSRNDNPLLSLESALSQNPLAAVYLGLQQLNQQVALMSTITKTSSYVTTETVYSTKVVSFYDGRATRFRTLSEVLSTIQRTLSSILTTVQPVVNTEALQQRQQFQQLFATQPQPQYTTITSSYTTVTTATSTKVRVYTLIYNAFSTKYRTVTSTSFIPTTVSTFTTIKMPVTPVYT